In Erigeron canadensis isolate Cc75 chromosome 7, C_canadensis_v1, whole genome shotgun sequence, one DNA window encodes the following:
- the LOC122608439 gene encoding B3 domain-containing protein At5g42700-like, translated as MVVAKQNYEQGKIPFTQKKQNYEDLRKQRVEENKRRMEELNLPQLTQSLKTAHSPKPSPMKRTKPRAIGTEMVEVRRSSRVRDLPSPVYKEIVIYERIGLPKSGRKYSYSRKDLANRVYASDEAREYAINKAEELESKLEGGHPSFVKPMLQSHVTGGFWLGLPGHFCRNHLPKNDGTVTLIDEDGEEFPTVYLARKVGLSGGWRGFSISHELVDGDALVFHLIEPTVFKVYIIRNKDYYAEAENNEG; from the exons atggTGGTTGCAAAACAAAACTATGAACAGGGTAAAATCCCTTTTACCcagaaaaaacaaaactatgAAGATCTTCGAAAACAACGAGtcgaagaaaacaaaagaaggATGGAAGAGCTTAATCTCCCTCAGCTTACCCAATCTCTTAAAACCGCCCATTCTCCGAAACCCTCACCG ATGAAACGCACAAAACCTCGTGCGATAGGGACGGAAATGGTGGAGGTGAGGAGGTCGAGCCGTGTTAGAGATTTGCCTTCCCCTGTTTACAAGGAGATT GTGATTTATGAGCGAATTGGCTTACCAAAGAG TGGAAGAAAGTATAGCTATTCAAGGAAGGACTTGGCGAACCGTGTTTATGCATCTGACGAAGCTAGGGAGTATGCTATAAACAAAGCTGAAGAACTGGAATCTAAGCTTGAAGGGGGTCATCCTTCATTTGTCAAACCCATGCTTCAGTCACATGTGACAGGCGGATTTTGGctg GGTCTCCCAGGTCATTTCTGCAGGAATCACCTACCAAAGAACGATGGAACTGTCACTTTGATAGATGAAGATGGTGAAGAGTTTCCGACAGTTTACTTAGCACGTAAAGTAGGCCTTAGCGGTGGATGGAGAGGTTTTTCCATTAGTCATGAGTTGGTTGATGGAGATGCACTTGTGTTCCATTTAATTGAACCCACCGTCTTTAAG GTGTATATTATAAGGAACAAAGATTATTATGCAGAAGCTGAAAACAATGAGGGTTGA